From a region of the Roseivirga sp. 4D4 genome:
- a CDS encoding ABC transporter permease: MSKDELKPPKWADRFLSWYCNPKLLEQIQGDVYELFYWRLEEKGIKQAKRSFAWDVIRLFRWSNIKRKSNKTQKLNNTAMFKNYFKIGLRNLWKQRMPSLINGFGLALAVACCLVAYQFSIKDFIVDKFHEKKDQIHLVTPVHLIEGTLRYYARTTSDIGGLIPGNVAGIESIVRYYPGVGDVSVNDKEFWQSISFVDPEFFREFTFPIKYGEEKPLTNIGEVVLSESVAEKLFGSEYPIGKTVTLNVRAGVKQDFIVSAVIYDRQHETNMQVDVLINYSSMPALKEVIGRGTFTFLTIPNKESIATVANSLNEMLNLLPEDIASQYRSIEMVPFTMMMDLGVQLAGTFAWGINYEGILIIGVIALFMLTLATFNYINISTVMAMGRVKEIGVRKVVGSNRFHIILQFLTENFILCFLSILLGLALAKGFFLPWFNVVADEAFFFDFGNPRILLFILGLLTFITLASGVYPAYIAAKMRPTAIFRDATSKKSKRRLTGVLLSIQLALALITLVNALMFIYTEQHNKRRDWGFERSNRLAMANVQGGDFKVLRNKIEGLSGVESISGNRGGITGLGRFLNIEINDRSIQTRVAYAEADYAQLMGLRLLKGRFLDEESVTDKANSIVVNEAFLRRSGLDSLNSRVILDSAEFSIVGIVKDYFYNGFSSPILPTIIKVGEDVDYNHLTIKVSDGKVGDVENAIKEILMDTQTTDALLIPMEDILDVYFVDSTRTQNLMIFCASIAIFLAAMGIFGLVSLNIKHNIKRFGIKKVLGAEQKHLYKDVYRPFGVISLIAFIIGGSASVILISPILDMAHTYYPDFNLAIILTGILVLVLVMISTVNTQVRKLIRINPVDTLRNE; the protein is encoded by the coding sequence ATGAGTAAAGACGAATTAAAACCTCCTAAGTGGGCCGATCGCTTTTTAAGCTGGTATTGTAACCCAAAGCTGTTAGAGCAAATCCAAGGAGATGTATATGAGCTGTTTTATTGGCGCTTAGAAGAAAAAGGGATCAAGCAGGCAAAGAGGTCGTTTGCCTGGGATGTCATACGCCTGTTTAGGTGGTCGAATATTAAGAGGAAATCAAACAAAACTCAAAAATTAAACAACACTGCCATGTTCAAAAACTATTTCAAAATCGGTCTTAGGAATCTTTGGAAGCAGAGAATGCCCTCCTTGATTAATGGCTTTGGCCTAGCCCTGGCTGTCGCTTGCTGCTTGGTCGCTTACCAATTTTCTATTAAAGACTTCATTGTTGACAAGTTTCATGAAAAGAAGGATCAGATTCATCTGGTTACTCCGGTTCATCTGATTGAAGGCACTCTGAGATACTACGCACGCACTACATCAGATATCGGTGGTTTGATACCCGGAAATGTAGCTGGAATTGAGTCCATAGTAAGATATTATCCAGGTGTTGGAGATGTTTCTGTTAATGACAAGGAATTTTGGCAGTCAATATCTTTTGTTGACCCTGAGTTCTTCCGTGAATTCACCTTTCCAATAAAGTATGGAGAAGAAAAGCCACTGACAAATATTGGAGAGGTCGTCCTTAGTGAATCAGTAGCTGAGAAACTTTTTGGTAGTGAGTATCCTATTGGGAAAACAGTCACTCTGAATGTGAGGGCCGGGGTAAAGCAGGATTTTATTGTTTCAGCTGTGATATATGATCGTCAGCATGAAACAAATATGCAAGTAGACGTATTGATCAACTATTCAAGTATGCCAGCATTAAAGGAGGTCATTGGTCGTGGCACCTTTACATTTCTTACCATTCCAAATAAGGAGTCCATTGCAACGGTAGCCAACAGTCTCAATGAGATGCTCAATTTACTCCCTGAGGATATAGCCTCCCAGTACCGCTCTATAGAGATGGTGCCATTTACTATGATGATGGATTTAGGTGTTCAATTGGCAGGCACTTTCGCTTGGGGAATAAATTATGAAGGAATCCTGATTATCGGTGTAATTGCACTCTTCATGTTGACGCTTGCCACCTTTAACTATATCAATATTTCAACGGTAATGGCCATGGGCAGAGTTAAGGAAATTGGTGTCAGGAAAGTGGTTGGAAGCAATAGGTTTCATATTATCCTACAGTTTTTGACAGAGAACTTTATACTCTGTTTCTTGTCCATATTGTTAGGGCTAGCATTGGCTAAGGGCTTCTTTTTGCCATGGTTTAATGTTGTAGCTGATGAGGCGTTTTTCTTTGATTTTGGTAATCCAAGGATACTCCTTTTCATTTTGGGTCTATTGACTTTTATTACTCTGGCGTCCGGGGTGTACCCTGCGTATATAGCAGCAAAGATGAGGCCCACCGCTATCTTCCGAGATGCGACCAGTAAGAAAAGCAAAAGACGTCTTACCGGAGTATTACTCTCGATTCAATTAGCACTCGCGCTAATCACCCTTGTGAATGCTTTGATGTTTATTTATACGGAACAACATAATAAACGTAGGGATTGGGGCTTTGAAAGGTCTAATAGACTAGCCATGGCTAATGTACAAGGGGGTGATTTTAAAGTGCTACGAAATAAGATTGAAGGTCTATCTGGTGTTGAATCAATCTCGGGTAATCGTGGTGGGATAACTGGTTTAGGAAGGTTTTTAAATATAGAGATAAACGATCGGTCTATTCAGACAAGGGTCGCCTATGCAGAAGCTGACTATGCGCAGTTGATGGGCTTAAGACTATTGAAAGGCCGTTTTCTTGATGAGGAGAGCGTTACCGATAAAGCTAACTCAATTGTAGTAAATGAAGCTTTTCTAAGGCGTTCGGGCCTCGACAGCCTGAATTCTAGGGTCATACTCGATAGCGCAGAATTTTCCATAGTGGGCATCGTGAAAGACTATTTTTACAATGGGTTTTCAAGTCCAATATTGCCAACAATTATAAAGGTAGGTGAAGATGTTGATTACAATCATCTTACTATTAAAGTGTCTGACGGAAAAGTTGGTGATGTAGAGAACGCTATTAAAGAAATTTTGATGGATACCCAAACAACAGATGCTCTATTAATACCAATGGAAGATATTCTTGATGTCTACTTTGTTGATAGTACAAGAACCCAAAACCTTATGATATTTTGTGCTTCGATTGCCATTTTTCTCGCGGCTATGGGCATTTTCGGACTGGTATCTTTGAATATTAAGCATAACATTAAGCGATTTGGTATTAAGAAGGTATTGGGAGCAGAACAAAAGCACTTGTATAAAGATGTATACAGGCCATTTGGTGTCATTAGCCTGATCGCTTTCATTATTGGTGGCAGCGCTTCAGTAATCCTGATCTCCCCAATCCTTGATATGGCTCATACTTACTATCCAGATTTTAATCTAGCGATCATCCTTACTGGTATTCTTGTATTGGTATTGGTCATGATATCTACCGTAAATACTCAAGTAAGAAAGCTTATTAGAATAAACCCTGTGGATACGCTAAGAAATGAGTGA
- a CDS encoding ABC transporter permease, which yields MSDRIEKPPRWADRFLGWYCNPKLLEQIQGDVHELFYWRLEEKGIKQAKRSFAWDVIRLFRWSNIKRKSNKTQNSNNIGMFKNYFKIGLRNLWKQRMPSTINMIGLSLAVGCCLVAFKYIEFQLVRDSFHENGDRIYLGTHQAFEENDVHEYGYFSWAIGDLIRENYAGVKNVVQYNTRGVEVNLTNRSFGEYAAFTTKEYFDVFSFDVLYGEKEVLAGKDKIGLAEQTAKRYFNDEYPIGKTVAITIGSESYEFEVGVVFEEAPNNSSLRPEVIIHPDFYTVDADPKETTANFFLELEEGVAVQEVLGQLQSLVEVQNGFNLDRKYEAIGLEPLTTMAKNADRIRYGIGSVPPMAPMILLACIASFMLILATFNYINIATAMATRRIKEIGIRKVIGSKRGQLVVQFLTENFILCALAISVGCLLAAGFFIPKFNVISGSTLELDILNHANLQIFLLGLLFFLTFASGAYPAFFVSRFKPVRIFRGAEKVGGKRRFTMALLTFQFVLAMITIVAGVSSVQNNNLYESKAWGYNQNDKLVVNLSKENFQAFRSEAMKNPNVLDVAASFNSLNNHWDFRKMKVGELEYEGQYLRSDAYYPEFMEIPLVEGRYFDKKLPSDLTSAVLVNEAFVKAFQLEDFVGTTVTIDSANFQVVGVLKDYFYSSFQDGIEPAVFKAEADSLLTTLTFQARSGTMIALRDELEETWSKVDSETAFSAHFQSDVREREFEDMRGLRNVLVFTASLAVLLSAMGLFGLVSLSISARFKDFGIKKVLGASALSLLRDVYKRFSFIVLFAVVAGSLLAVKVVSLLLVSVYGEHLPVDIIPLGLASLLLLIVAALTINIQMRRVRLMNPAETLRTE from the coding sequence ATGAGTGATCGAATAGAAAAACCTCCTCGGTGGGCCGATCGCTTTTTAGGCTGGTACTGTAACCCAAAGCTATTAGAGCAGATCCAAGGAGATGTACATGAGCTGTTTTATTGGCGCTTAGAAGAAAAAGGAATCAAGCAGGCAAAGAGGTCGTTTGCCTGGGATGTCATACGCCTGTTTAGGTGGTCGAATATTAAGAGGAAATCAAACAAAACTCAAAATTCAAACAACATAGGTATGTTCAAAAACTATTTCAAAATCGGTCTTAGGAATCTTTGGAAACAGAGGATGCCTTCAACTATCAATATGATTGGGCTCTCATTAGCTGTAGGCTGCTGTCTGGTCGCATTTAAGTACATCGAATTTCAATTGGTTAGAGATTCTTTTCATGAAAACGGTGATCGCATTTACCTCGGTACACATCAAGCCTTTGAGGAAAATGATGTGCATGAATACGGATACTTCTCATGGGCTATCGGTGATCTCATTAGAGAGAATTATGCTGGTGTCAAAAACGTGGTACAATACAACACTAGGGGTGTGGAAGTCAACCTAACTAATAGGAGTTTTGGAGAGTATGCCGCATTCACTACCAAAGAATACTTTGATGTTTTCTCATTTGATGTTTTATATGGTGAAAAAGAGGTTTTGGCAGGTAAAGATAAGATTGGCTTGGCCGAACAAACCGCAAAAAGATATTTTAACGATGAGTACCCAATAGGGAAGACCGTGGCGATAACTATTGGTAGTGAAAGTTATGAATTTGAAGTAGGAGTGGTCTTTGAAGAAGCTCCTAATAACTCAAGTCTAAGGCCTGAAGTCATTATTCACCCAGATTTCTATACAGTAGATGCTGACCCGAAAGAAACAACTGCGAATTTTTTCTTAGAGCTGGAAGAAGGTGTCGCAGTTCAAGAAGTTCTAGGTCAATTACAGTCTTTGGTCGAAGTTCAGAACGGTTTTAACCTGGATAGAAAGTATGAGGCAATAGGTTTAGAGCCTTTAACAACAATGGCAAAAAATGCCGATCGTATCCGATATGGTATTGGTTCGGTGCCCCCAATGGCACCGATGATCTTACTGGCATGTATTGCCTCCTTTATGTTGATTTTGGCCACTTTCAATTACATCAATATCGCCACTGCTATGGCTACTAGAAGGATCAAAGAGATCGGTATTCGAAAAGTTATTGGTAGTAAAAGAGGGCAACTGGTAGTTCAATTTTTAACTGAAAACTTCATCCTTTGTGCCTTGGCAATATCGGTTGGTTGTCTCTTAGCGGCTGGCTTTTTTATTCCAAAGTTCAATGTTATCTCAGGGAGTACACTAGAGCTGGATATTCTTAACCATGCTAATCTTCAAATCTTCCTTCTTGGCCTCTTGTTCTTTTTGACTTTTGCCTCGGGTGCCTACCCTGCGTTCTTCGTTTCAAGATTCAAGCCCGTTAGAATTTTCAGGGGTGCTGAAAAAGTGGGTGGAAAGAGGAGGTTTACCATGGCGCTATTGACCTTTCAATTTGTGCTGGCCATGATTACCATTGTTGCCGGAGTTTCTTCAGTCCAGAATAATAACCTCTACGAGAGCAAGGCTTGGGGTTATAACCAAAATGACAAGCTGGTTGTCAACTTGTCAAAAGAGAATTTTCAGGCCTTTAGATCTGAGGCAATGAAAAACCCTAATGTCTTGGATGTAGCAGCCAGTTTTAATAGTCTGAATAATCACTGGGACTTTCGGAAAATGAAAGTTGGCGAGCTTGAATATGAAGGGCAGTATTTAAGAAGTGACGCATACTATCCCGAGTTTATGGAAATACCACTGGTCGAAGGCCGCTACTTCGATAAGAAGCTACCGAGCGACTTGACTTCTGCAGTACTTGTGAATGAAGCCTTCGTTAAGGCTTTTCAGTTGGAAGATTTTGTCGGCACAACGGTGACAATTGATAGTGCCAATTTTCAAGTAGTGGGAGTCCTGAAGGATTATTTCTACAGTTCTTTCCAAGATGGCATCGAGCCGGCAGTTTTCAAAGCTGAGGCCGACTCTCTTTTAACCACTCTGACCTTTCAGGCTAGAAGTGGCACAATGATAGCATTGAGAGATGAGCTTGAGGAAACCTGGTCGAAGGTGGATAGTGAGACTGCATTTTCTGCTCATTTTCAGTCTGATGTGCGCGAAAGAGAGTTTGAAGATATGAGAGGACTGAGAAATGTATTGGTCTTTACCGCTTCCCTGGCGGTATTGCTTTCAGCCATGGGACTATTTGGTTTAGTATCACTTAGTATTTCTGCCAGGTTTAAGGATTTCGGGATTAAGAAAGTATTAGGCGCTTCTGCCTTGAGTTTATTGAGAGATGTTTACAAACGGTTCTCGTTCATCGTATTGTTTGCGGTCGTTGCCGGGAGTTTGCTGGCAGTCAAAGTCGTCAGTTTATTGCTTGTAAGTGTTTACGGTGAACACTTACCGGTGGATATTATTCCATTAGGACTGGCCAGCTTATTATTGCTCATTGTGGCTGCTTTGACAATAAACATTCAAATGCGAAGAGTCAGGCTGATGAACCCGGCAGAAACCTTAAGAACAGAATAG
- a CDS encoding serine hydrolase domain-containing protein: protein MTKSRKSYLQFIVFIGLLISTSAHAQSSYDLTTVKSKADSVFKECLNAPGCAVGIMYKEEPVYTKGYGYSNLDYNTTTTEETVFEIGSLSMHATASAIMLLENEGRISLDDNIRKYLPELPDYAEGTITIRHLLTHTSGLRDYIVLIMAGGRPLDIEFDNEDALELMSKQKSLCMIPGSSLRFSFSNYTALALIIERITEKSYAEYMTENLFGPADMINTMVYQNPQEVISNRAISYEGDAPNYQKVLSEKFTANGSLHIMTTINDFIKWNRFLKTRRLGNQSLFDKLSTVSSLNNGQQLTYRFGLEGGTFNGYELMAHNGYAFGYSAMYLNFPEEELSLIAMSSNMNLAAPGKAYDLADAILPPKSTSSTSNTTAQTRKTIKLRKKQLDKFSGDYFDSKFAYTRKVYVKGDTLRLEINPEAIRTLVPVSKNEFTIPGSSSHVSIVFDELVGNMRMSVSIDGGEPAVYESFAPANYTSNQLPQFNGEFFSEELGVTYTLKHEGTTLSTYVGERKLVDYVGIMADNFTSEHDGYISFQRDSNGKIIGFILSDYSLGSISFTKS from the coding sequence ATGACGAAAAGCAGAAAATCGTATTTACAATTCATCGTGTTCATTGGCTTACTAATAAGCACTTCAGCACATGCCCAATCAAGTTATGACTTGACAACAGTCAAATCCAAAGCGGACAGTGTTTTCAAAGAATGTCTCAACGCCCCGGGCTGTGCAGTGGGAATTATGTACAAAGAGGAACCAGTTTACACGAAAGGTTATGGCTATTCTAATCTTGACTACAATACAACCACTACAGAGGAAACCGTTTTTGAAATTGGTTCTCTGTCTATGCACGCTACAGCAAGTGCCATAATGCTACTTGAAAATGAAGGAAGAATATCGTTGGATGATAACATCAGGAAATATCTTCCCGAACTTCCTGACTACGCTGAAGGTACCATTACGATAAGACACTTGCTTACGCACACCAGTGGACTCCGTGATTATATCGTGTTAATTATGGCCGGTGGTCGACCGCTAGATATTGAATTTGACAACGAAGACGCACTAGAACTCATGAGCAAGCAAAAGTCTCTTTGTATGATTCCAGGGTCGAGCTTGAGGTTTTCATTCTCAAATTATACAGCCCTGGCCTTAATCATAGAGCGAATCACTGAGAAAAGCTATGCGGAATACATGACGGAAAACCTATTTGGTCCTGCTGATATGATCAATACAATGGTCTATCAAAACCCACAGGAAGTTATTTCCAATAGAGCAATCTCTTACGAGGGCGATGCACCCAACTATCAAAAAGTGCTATCGGAAAAGTTTACGGCTAATGGCAGTCTTCATATTATGACTACCATCAATGACTTTATCAAGTGGAATAGGTTTCTAAAAACGAGGAGACTAGGAAATCAAAGCCTTTTTGATAAACTCTCCACAGTTTCCTCTCTCAACAACGGTCAACAGCTTACCTACAGGTTCGGTTTAGAAGGAGGTACTTTTAACGGATATGAATTAATGGCGCATAATGGGTATGCCTTTGGCTACAGTGCCATGTATCTAAACTTTCCTGAGGAAGAACTCTCGTTGATTGCCATGAGTAGTAATATGAATTTAGCTGCTCCAGGCAAAGCATACGATCTCGCTGATGCAATTCTACCTCCTAAGTCAACATCATCTACTTCAAACACCACTGCTCAGACAAGAAAGACCATCAAGCTGAGAAAAAAACAACTTGACAAATTCAGTGGTGATTACTTCGACTCAAAGTTCGCTTATACGCGAAAGGTTTATGTCAAAGGTGATACGCTCAGACTAGAAATTAATCCCGAAGCGATTCGCACATTAGTACCTGTCTCAAAAAACGAGTTTACCATACCAGGTTCCTCTTCTCATGTTAGCATTGTATTTGATGAGCTAGTGGGTAACATGAGGATGTCAGTATCGATTGATGGAGGTGAACCAGCAGTTTACGAATCCTTTGCTCCTGCGAATTACACGAGCAATCAACTTCCCCAATTTAACGGAGAGTTCTTTTCTGAGGAATTGGGTGTAACCTATACCCTAAAGCATGAAGGCACAACACTTTCCACCTATGTCGGAGAAAGAAAGCTCGTTGATTATGTGGGAATCATGGCCGATAACTTTACCTCCGAACACGATGGTTATATATCTTTTCAAAGGGACTCCAATGGCAAAATCATTGGCTTTATTCTATCTGACTACTCGCTAGGAAGTATCTCATTCACTAAATCCTAG
- a CDS encoding serine hydrolase domain-containing protein, translated as MRNVLLIIACLIPLGLSGQTLDQKIQDEILDILEVQEKDTLPGGALLLLKSGEPIFKKYFGLANLSEGIEINKDTRFHLNFLTQDFIALAIKRFEEKKLLSSSDLVKEYIPELPEVAKNVTIHHLLNHTSGLYDYWALKSLGGWDYDDVFKKHQAFEMLSKIESLNSPSGQRYNFSNTNYFLLAETLRRVSGKSLNSILKQEFFEPLNMGSAFISENYAQPTQNKAHYYFDYGNGPQTSYAKYGNDSGTVGLYMTLDDFQKWLHFINNETLTEALPTSKQESGGRNFYYQDAYYFGYRGFVGTFPNEALTVVLLSNDYYYNTHDRGLEIASLLLPETPEAQSPPDELQSLTSPKQITGHYWDSVGMHAKHINLRNDTLYYQTPRGWSSPLVLENGKFRMINSGSNRSIRFFHENGEMKMTIYSNDVPANNYTQFTPQQYGVNTLESFTGKYYSEIVGSVYEFIIRDGYLVATNLRTEDIILDPLTEDKFASEDAWYFSTVKFSRDTQSQITGFYLNTPEIKDLWFEKLKLK; from the coding sequence ATGAGAAACGTATTGCTGATAATAGCTTGCCTTATCCCTTTGGGGCTGAGCGGGCAAACATTGGATCAGAAGATCCAAGATGAGATATTGGATATCTTGGAGGTTCAAGAGAAGGACACGCTACCCGGTGGTGCACTTCTGCTATTGAAATCTGGAGAACCAATATTCAAGAAATATTTCGGGCTTGCCAACTTAAGCGAAGGTATAGAGATCAATAAAGACACACGTTTTCACCTTAACTTTCTGACCCAAGACTTCATAGCGCTTGCCATAAAACGCTTTGAAGAAAAAAAACTCCTTTCTTCAAGTGACTTGGTTAAAGAATATATTCCTGAGTTACCAGAAGTAGCCAAGAACGTCACTATTCACCATCTCTTAAATCACACCAGTGGCTTATACGACTATTGGGCCCTAAAATCACTCGGTGGGTGGGACTATGACGATGTTTTCAAAAAACATCAGGCTTTTGAAATGTTGAGCAAAATTGAATCACTTAACAGTCCTTCTGGTCAGCGGTATAACTTCTCCAATACCAACTACTTCCTACTTGCAGAAACCTTAAGACGCGTATCGGGCAAAAGCTTGAATTCGATCTTAAAACAGGAGTTTTTCGAGCCCTTAAATATGGGAAGTGCATTTATATCTGAAAACTACGCGCAGCCCACTCAGAACAAAGCTCACTATTACTTTGACTATGGAAATGGCCCCCAAACCAGTTATGCCAAATATGGTAATGACTCCGGCACAGTAGGTCTGTATATGACTTTAGATGACTTTCAAAAATGGCTGCATTTCATTAATAATGAGACGCTTACAGAGGCATTACCGACTTCCAAACAAGAAAGTGGTGGTCGTAATTTCTACTATCAGGATGCTTATTACTTCGGCTATAGAGGTTTTGTCGGGACATTTCCGAATGAAGCGCTCACCGTTGTGCTTCTGAGCAATGACTACTACTACAATACGCACGATCGTGGACTAGAAATAGCCTCTCTCCTCTTACCTGAGACCCCAGAAGCTCAAAGCCCACCAGATGAGCTACAAAGCCTCACAAGTCCGAAGCAAATCACTGGACATTATTGGGACTCAGTTGGAATGCATGCCAAACATATTAACCTCAGAAATGACACCCTTTACTATCAAACTCCAAGGGGTTGGTCCAGTCCGTTGGTGTTAGAAAACGGAAAATTCCGTATGATTAACAGCGGATCTAACCGATCGATCCGATTCTTCCATGAGAATGGGGAAATGAAAATGACGATCTATTCCAATGACGTTCCCGCGAATAATTATACTCAGTTCACTCCACAACAATATGGCGTTAACACACTTGAGTCATTTACAGGTAAATACTATTCAGAGATAGTCGGATCGGTTTATGAATTTATCATACGAGATGGTTATTTGGTCGCTACCAACCTCAGAACAGAAGACATTATTCTTGACCCACTCACCGAGGACAAATTCGCCAGTGAAGATGCTTGGTACTTCAGTACTGTGAAGTTTTCGAGAGATACTCAAAGCCAAATCACCGGCTTTTACCTAAACACCCCTGAGATAAAAGATTTATGGTTCGAAAAACTCAAATTAAAATGA
- a CDS encoding DNA-3-methyladenine glycosylase family protein: MTRTTTLQTPALFDFDQCYFFLDRGYDECLYRLDKQKVHRAITYEEVLLPFSVMHNNNELIIETPKNLNDNQLEFIKEYVTEWFDLKRDIQPFYDLLGSKASLKLLVDKYHGLRLIGIPDLFEAMCWSIIGQQINLTFAFKLKRKLVELYGKSIEWNGHKLFHFPTPEALVHLDEELLRANQFSRGKIQYLRNVALAFTQNGLSKKSISEIPDFESRQKKLIDIKGIGIWSANYALMKTLHQPEAIPFGDTGLTQSLFNHQIIADRKDEVAIKKFFQTVKNWEAYTVFYLWRSLAD, from the coding sequence GTGACTAGGACAACCACACTCCAAACCCCTGCCCTCTTTGATTTTGATCAATGCTATTTCTTCTTAGATAGAGGCTATGACGAATGCCTATATCGATTGGATAAGCAAAAAGTACATCGGGCCATTACCTATGAGGAAGTACTTTTACCTTTTTCGGTAATGCACAATAATAATGAGCTCATTATTGAAACACCCAAAAACCTAAATGACAATCAGTTAGAATTCATCAAAGAATACGTCACAGAGTGGTTCGATCTAAAACGAGACATTCAACCCTTCTACGATCTTCTAGGCTCAAAAGCGAGCCTCAAACTACTAGTAGATAAGTATCATGGGCTTAGGCTGATTGGCATTCCAGACCTTTTTGAAGCCATGTGTTGGAGTATAATCGGTCAGCAAATCAACCTCACCTTCGCTTTTAAACTGAAGAGGAAGTTGGTTGAGCTTTATGGAAAATCAATCGAATGGAACGGTCATAAACTATTCCACTTCCCAACGCCTGAAGCCCTGGTACACTTAGATGAAGAACTCTTACGTGCAAATCAGTTTTCAAGAGGAAAGATTCAATACCTCAGAAATGTAGCCTTGGCTTTTACTCAAAACGGACTCAGCAAAAAATCCATTAGTGAAATCCCTGATTTTGAGTCTAGGCAAAAGAAACTTATTGACATTAAGGGTATAGGCATCTGGTCTGCCAACTATGCCCTGATGAAAACTCTCCACCAACCGGAAGCAATTCCCTTTGGTGACACAGGCTTGACTCAGTCCTTATTTAACCACCAAATCATTGCCGACAGAAAAGATGAGGTTGCCATTAAGAAGTTCTTTCAGACAGTCAAGAACTGGGAGGCTTATACAGTCTTCTATCTGTGGCGAAGTTTGGCAGATTAA
- a CDS encoding GNAT family N-acetyltransferase: MRLETDRLVLHELSWNDLDTIHAFHSIPDVAKFNTIGIPEDVGVTKNIIKGAIEDQNNKPRSIYGWSVRLKLDNTFVGETGMSPSNDRFKRGEIHYHITPDLWGQGYGTEIAKRLIKFGFEDLKLHRIEAGVATNNMGSIRVLEKSGMQREGIRRGILPIRGEWCDNYMYAILEGDYFQKEHSD; this comes from the coding sequence ATGCGACTTGAAACTGACCGACTCGTATTACATGAACTTTCCTGGAATGACCTCGACACCATCCATGCTTTTCACAGCATCCCAGATGTTGCAAAGTTCAACACGATAGGCATTCCTGAGGATGTAGGCGTTACCAAAAACATCATAAAAGGCGCCATAGAAGATCAGAATAACAAGCCAAGGTCTATTTATGGATGGAGTGTAAGGCTCAAGCTTGACAATACATTTGTCGGTGAAACCGGAATGTCCCCATCGAACGATCGCTTTAAACGAGGTGAAATCCACTACCACATAACACCCGATTTATGGGGGCAAGGCTATGGTACAGAAATCGCCAAGAGGCTTATTAAGTTTGGTTTTGAAGATCTCAAACTCCATAGAATAGAAGCCGGAGTTGCCACCAATAACATGGGCTCGATAAGAGTTCTGGAGAAATCAGGCATGCAAAGAGAAGGCATACGCAGAGGTATTCTTCCAATCAGAGGTGAGTGGTGTGATAATTATATGTACGCGATCTTGGAAGGCGACTATTTCCAAAAGGAGCACAGTGACTAG